A window of the Myxocyprinus asiaticus isolate MX2 ecotype Aquarium Trade chromosome 11, UBuf_Myxa_2, whole genome shotgun sequence genome harbors these coding sequences:
- the LOC127447947 gene encoding WD repeat and FYVE domain-containing protein 2-like, whose product MAAEIHPRPQTRKPVLLSKIEGLQDVVNTAVIIPKEDGVISISLDRTIRVWLKRDGGQYWPSVYHTMPAPCSCMSFNPETRRISVGMDNGVVSEFVLSEDYNKMTPAQTYQAHQGAVTVVLFVLEMEWVLSTAQDKSFTWHCSESGQQLGTYRTTAWVSGLQFDVETRHAFVGDYSGQVTILKLEQDNCSLVTTFKGHTGNVTALCWDPVQRVLFSGSSDHSIIMWDIGGRKGTAIEMQGHNDKVQGLCYAPHTRQLISCGSDGGIVIWNMDVTRQETPEWLDSDSCQKCEQPFFWNFKQMWDCKKIGLRQHHCRKCGQAVCGKCSSKRSTIPLMGFEFEVRVCDSCYDSITDEERAPTATFHDSKHSIIHIHYEPTRGWLLTSGTDKVIKLWDMTPVVS is encoded by the exons ATGGCGGCAGAGATTCATCCCCGTCCGCAGACACGAAAGCCCGTCCTGCTGAGTAAGATCGAGGGTCTCCAAGATGTGGTGAACACGGCTGTGATCATCCCCAAAGAGGATGGTGTTATCAGCATATCTCTGGACAG gacaatCCGTGTGTGGTTGAAGAGGGATGGTGGTCAGTACTGGCCCAGTGTCTATCACACAATGCCTG CTCCATGCTCATGTATGTCTTTCAACCCAGAGACAAGGAGGATATCTGTTGGGATGGACAATGGTGTTGTGTCG GAGTTTGTCCTGTCTGAGGACTACAACAAGATGACTCCTGCACAAACATATCAGG ctcATCAGGGTGCTGTGACTGTGGTGTTGTTCGTCTTAGAGATGGAGTGGGTTCTAAGCACAGCTCAGGACAAGAGCTTTACGTGGCACTGCTCAGAGAGTGGACAGCAGCTGGGCACATACAGAACTACAGCATGGGTGTCTGGACTACA ATTTGATGTGGAGACCAGACATGCTTTCGTTGGAGATTATTCCGGTCAAGTGACAATCCTTAAACTGGAGCAGGACAACTGCAGCCTGGTCACCACCTTTAAAGGCCACACAG GCAATGTTACTGCTCTGTGTTGGGATCCCGTTCAAAGGGTTTTATTCTCTGGAAGTTCTGATCATTCAATCATCATGTGGGACATCGGGGGCCGTAAAGGCACAGCCATCGAAATGCAGGGACATAA TGATAAAGTGCAAGGTTTGTGTTATGCTCCGCACACTCGTCAACTCATTTCCTGTGGCTCAGATGGAGGAATAGTTATCTGGAACATGGATGTCACACGACAAGAG ACCCCTGAGTGGCTGGACAGTGACTCGTGTCAAAAGTGTGAACAGCCGTTCTTCTGGAACTTCAAACAGATGTGGGACTGTAAGAAAATTGGCCTGCGGCAG CATCACTGTAGGAAGTGTGGCCAAGCCGTGTGTGGAAAGTGCTCCTCTAAGCGTTCCACTATACCTCTCATGGGATTTGAGTTTGAGGTGCGGGTTTGTGACAGTTGTTATGACTCCATTACGGATGAGGA ACGGGCACCCACAGCAACATTCCATGACAGTAAGCACAGCATCATACATATTCATTATGAACCAACCAGGGGCTGGCTGCTCACCTCTGGGACTGACAAAGTCATCAAG CTGTGggacatgactccagtggtatcTTGA
- the LOC127447948 gene encoding dehydrogenase/reductase SDR family member 12-like yields MSFYRNTVWFLKGLQEYTKCGYEAAERRFSAADLEVSVSGRSFIITGANSGIGKAAACEIAKRGGTVHLVCRNKDRAEEARNEIVEHSKNENVHVHLVDMSSPKKVWEFANGFSQNNSLHVLINNAGCMVNQRELTEDDLEKNFATNTLGTYILTTALIPTLKKSQNPRVITVSSGGMLVQKLNVEDLQFEKGSFDGTMAYAQNKRQQVIMTEQWAAQHKEIHFSSMHPGWADTPAVRSSMPDFYAKMKNKLRTEAQGADTVVWLAVSDAASRQPSGLFFQDRKAVSTHLPLASSRSSPSDEEKLMSTLEELAVKFKC; encoded by the exons ATGTCTTTCTATCGAAACACGGTTTGGTTCCTAAAAGGTCTACAGGAATATACAAA GTGCGGTTATGAGGCAGCGGAGAGGCGCTTCAGCGCGGCGGATCTGGAGGTGAGTGTGAGCGGCCGCTCGTTCATCATCACCGGAGCCAACAGCGGCATCGGTAAAGCCGCCGCCTGCGAAATAGCCAAAAGAG GTGGGACGGTACACCTTGTGTGCAGAAATAAAGATCGGGCGGAGGAGGCAAGAAATGAGATCGTGGAGCATAGTAAAAATGAG AATGTCCATGTCCACCTTGTTGACATGTCCAGCCCCAAGAAAGTGTGGGAGTTTGCCAATGGATTCTCTCAGAACAACAGTCTACATGTtctg ATCAATAACGCCGGCTGCATGGTAAATCAGAGAGAACTGACTGAGGATGACCTGGAGAAAAACTTTGCGACCAACACTCTTG GGACATATATTCTGACGACAGCACTGATTCCCACGCTGAAAAAGTCACAGAATCCGAGAGTG ATCACTGTGTCTTCTGGTGGCATGCTGGTTCAGAAGTTGAACGTTGAAGACCTTCAGTTTGAGAAAGGCTCTTTTGACGGCACCATGGCGTATGCGCAGAACAAG AGACAACAGGTGATCATGACAGAACAATGGGCAGCTCAGCACAAAGAAATCCACTTCTCTTCCATGCACCCAGGCTGGGCAGATACCCCAG CGGTGCGGTCATCCATGCCAGACTTTTATGCTAAAATGAAGAACAAACTCCGTACTGAAGCGCAAGGTGCTGACACAGTGGTGTGGCTGGCCGTATCAGATGCTGCCAGCAGACAGCCCAGTGGCCTGTTCTTCCAAG ACAGAAAAGCTGTTTCTACGCACCTGCCCCTGGCCTCCTCCAGGTCCTCTCCTTCTGATGAGGAGAAGCTGATGAGCACACTGGAGGAGCTTGCTGTTAAATTCAAGTGCTAA